One genomic region from Geotrypetes seraphini chromosome 17, aGeoSer1.1, whole genome shotgun sequence encodes:
- the NDUFAF3 gene encoding NADH dehydrogenase [ubiquinone] 1 alpha subcomplex assembly factor 3, which produces MTVLWLRSLGRTAHRWTLGGAAVRILNWQQQRSHRLTPSDDELYQKTTVNLLDKDLPGMIFIDGYTNQGFTINGNRVIGPCAIIPRTILQWNVGSYKDITQESLALYYMLEPKIEILVLGTGEKVQRLDPNLLMFMRQKGIAVEVQDTPNACATFNFLTSEHRITAAALIPTGVEKSIV; this is translated from the exons ATGACTGTTCTGTGGCTCCGTTCACTTGGGAGAACTGCGCATCGCTGGACGTTAGGAGGAGCTGCTGTTAGAATCCTGAACTG GCAACAGCAGCGGAGTCATCGCCTCACTCCTTCTGATGATGAGTTATACCAGAAGACAACAGTCAACCTGTTGGACAAGGACTTGCCTGGCATGATCTTTATTGATGGCTACACTAACCAGGGCTTCACCATTAATGGGAACAGAGTTATTGGGCCCTGTGCTATAATCCCACGAACCATCCTGCAGTGGAAT gTTGGCTCTTACAAAGATATCACTCAGGAAAGTCTGGCATTGTATTATATGCTAGAGCCTAAAATCG AAATCCTGGTTCTGGGAACAGGGGAGAAAGTTCAAAGACTTGACCCTAACCTGCTGATGTTTATGAGACAGAAGGGGATAGCAGTGGAAGTACAGGACACG CCCAATGCCTGTGCAACCTTCAACTTCTTGACCAGCGAGCACCGGATCACAGCAGCTGCCCTAATCCCGACTGGTGTTGAAAAATCTATCGTTTAA